Proteins encoded by one window of Chondrinema litorale:
- a CDS encoding KilA-N domain-containing protein, with the protein MQALQIFEYESSSIEFEIINGQVFANATSMATVFKKKPNDIFKTKMWIEYEEEVCIQLNYRIEDIRFGKKGGNDKDNQGSWIHEELIIEFARRLNVKFSIWCNKKIAELLKTGKTEIRKQNPLELAKSTILLLTEELESTKARGDYEFEARHNEERQRKKAEKEIIELKSELTSTKTDLHKLEDQEDLRNLYRR; encoded by the coding sequence CTACAAATATTTGAATATGAATCCAGCAGTATAGAGTTTGAAATAATTAACGGGCAAGTGTTCGCTAATGCTACCAGTATGGCCACTGTTTTCAAAAAGAAACCTAACGACATATTCAAAACTAAAATGTGGATTGAATACGAAGAAGAGGTTTGTATCCAGCTTAATTACCGAATCGAAGATATTCGTTTCGGGAAAAAAGGAGGAAATGACAAGGATAATCAAGGCTCTTGGATACATGAAGAATTAATAATAGAATTTGCTAGAAGGCTTAATGTAAAGTTTTCAATTTGGTGTAATAAGAAAATAGCAGAGCTTTTAAAAACTGGTAAAACAGAAATAAGAAAACAAAATCCTTTAGAGCTTGCAAAGAGTACTATCCTTCTTCTTACTGAAGAACTGGAATCTACTAAAGCAAGAGGTGATTATGAATTTGAAGCTAGACACAATGAAGAAAGGCAGAGAAAGAAAGCTGAAAAGGAAATAATAGAATTAAAATCAGAGCTAACCAGTACCAAGACAGATTTACATAAACTCGAAGATCAAGAAGACTTAAGAAATTTATATAGACGCTAA
- a CDS encoding BRcat domain-containing protein produces MPKLDIRIELTPQLEGLISEAKKMHGFWGSNTGNASMGQLVKFILEDWLLNTENFRKCEKCGGMLIPNSIPHSEWLMNCNHCGYENHEIEE; encoded by the coding sequence ATGCCTAAACTAGATATAAGAATAGAATTAACCCCTCAATTAGAGGGGTTAATTTCTGAAGCTAAAAAGATGCACGGGTTTTGGGGAAGCAATACCGGAAATGCTTCAATGGGGCAGCTTGTAAAATTTATTTTAGAAGACTGGCTTTTAAATACAGAAAACTTTAGGAAATGCGAAAAATGCGGAGGTATGCTAATACCAAACTCTATACCTCATAGCGAGTGGCTAATGAACTGCAATCATTGCGGGTATGAAAACCATGAAATTGAAGAATAA
- a CDS encoding tyrosine-type recombinase/integrase: protein MTIKFYLTRPQAKKKSSIFFLINHKGLQYRYYTGLSVKPSEWKNKSKEPAFKSVLADFEVRAAETFYRLLKENKLDEKTVTEALKIEFSNKVDTNSFVGYMQDYIYNKKFKPATYKAYKYAVTTVEEYQEYKNKKYRLSEIDTKWFENYKYYMEHIKGYAINSMYVTFSFLKNVLKHAYQEKLIPNRVEIKNTREDIKQVYLTSIELEHFYKFRQYTRRRQEYVDAFLIMAYTCLRISDYNRLKIENIRDNKIFMPTKKTSKFVVIPLHKMVIEIIEKYNNRLPRAGNSQSFGPAIKAAAKEAGFTDPVISGKSHKGKYNTVIKERWEMITAHTARRSGATNMYLSGIPIARIMKLTAHKTETSFFKYICIGDDENAEELLQHDFFK from the coding sequence ATGACTATTAAATTTTATCTTACCAGACCACAGGCCAAAAAGAAAAGCTCCATATTCTTTCTAATTAATCATAAAGGCTTGCAATACAGATACTATACAGGGTTATCTGTAAAACCTTCAGAATGGAAGAACAAAAGTAAAGAACCTGCTTTTAAATCTGTATTAGCCGACTTTGAAGTAAGAGCCGCAGAAACATTTTATAGGCTACTTAAAGAAAATAAACTCGATGAAAAAACAGTAACAGAAGCCCTAAAAATTGAATTCTCTAATAAAGTAGATACCAATAGCTTTGTAGGTTATATGCAGGACTACATATATAATAAAAAATTTAAACCTGCTACTTATAAAGCTTATAAGTATGCTGTTACTACAGTAGAGGAGTATCAAGAATATAAAAATAAAAAGTATAGATTAAGTGAAATAGATACTAAGTGGTTTGAAAACTATAAATACTATATGGAGCATATAAAAGGCTATGCTATCAATTCTATGTATGTGACTTTTTCCTTTTTAAAGAATGTTCTTAAACATGCTTATCAAGAAAAGCTAATACCAAATAGAGTAGAAATTAAAAATACTAGAGAAGATATTAAACAGGTGTATTTAACCTCTATTGAATTAGAGCATTTTTATAAGTTTAGACAGTATACCAGAAGAAGGCAAGAATATGTTGATGCATTTCTTATTATGGCTTATACATGTCTTAGAATATCTGATTACAATAGATTGAAGATAGAAAACATTAGAGACAATAAAATCTTTATGCCTACTAAAAAAACTTCAAAATTTGTAGTAATACCTTTGCATAAAATGGTGATTGAAATTATTGAAAAGTATAACAACAGGCTTCCTCGCGCTGGCAATTCTCAAAGCTTTGGTCCAGCTATTAAGGCAGCGGCAAAAGAAGCAGGTTTTACAGATCCAGTTATATCTGGTAAAAGCCATAAGGGGAAATACAATACAGTGATAAAAGAACGCTGGGAAATGATTACCGCACATACTGCCAGAAGGAGCGGGGCCACAAATATGTATTTATCTGGAATTCCTATTGCTCGTATTATGAAGCTTACAGCACATAAAACTGAAACCTCATTTTTTAAATACATCTGTATTGGTGACGATGAAAACGCAGAGGAACTTTTACAGCATGATTTCTTTAAATGA